TCTGGTAATGGACAAGATTGCGCTTCCGATATTGTGAGACAGTTCCACCTTCCAGGTGCTCTTCGACTCTGTTACGGTGAATACCCGACTTCCTGTCTGCCTAGCGCAGACCGAACCCTTGGCCGCGCAATGCACTAATATCGATAAGCACCTGCGCCGAAACCACGGCCGATCCCTCCTGCAGTAGAGCGACACACCACTCAGCGGTTAGGTGATGACATGATTTTCGTTCCCATTTTCGGTACGCCTTGTCATGCCCCTTGAAAAGAAAAATGCCCGTGTTCTAGACTTCCTGTATAAGCGACTTTTTGGGGATGAGCTCTGGCCGGAACGTGGCAGGCACCAAGAACAGGGGAGAGTCAACCCACCTCGGAGTGACGGGCATCTCGGGCGTTATGTGGCTACTCGCATGTCACTCCAAACCAAAACCAGGATAAATGGTGCGAAGAGAAGAATTCCGAAATTCAGAGACCCTTAGATTGGCGAATGCGCCTTGTTGCCGGTCATTACGGTGGGTTTCATTTGTATTTCGGACCGAAGCCGCCGAAGGGAAAGGAGCCGAACTGGATCCAGACCGTTCCCGGTAAATCCTGGTTCGCCGCACTGCGACTCTACGGTCCGCTCAAGCCCTGGTTCGAAAAGACCTGGAAGCCGGGAGACATTGAATCTCTTGGCAACCAGAACGGCACAGAAGGAGGATAGTGAAATGCTGAGGAATCTGATGAGAAGGATGGGCAGATGGATCTTGCTCGTTTGCTCTGTGAGTATGTTTTCGATACCACGACCGGCGGCTGCAGAAAACAAACCGGTTCCTGTGACCGTATACGATTATGTCCGTGCCGAGACCGATCTCCAGTTCAAGGGGTACGCCGAGAGGATGGACGCCTTCGGGAAGTTCGCCCACCAGCGGGAGCTCTACCCCGTTGACAACCAGGTCACCATCAGTGGCAACCGGGACACCCTGTACTCCTTCGGAGTCTTCGACCTGACGACGCCGCTGACGGTGACCATGCCAGACCCCCACGGCCGCTACATGTCGCTCATGGTCATCAGCGAGGACCACGACATCTACCCCGGGATGTACGGCGCCGGCACTTACGGATTCACCAAGGAGCTGATCGGCACCCGCTACATCATGATCGGGATCCGCACCTTCGCCGACCCGTACGATCCCAAGGACATGGCCGAGGCCCATGCCCTCCAGGATGCCGTGAAGGTGGAGCAGGCCGACCCCGGCAGGCTCGAGGTCCCCAACTGGGACCAGCAGCAGGTGTTGAAGCTCCGCAGGGCCGCCAACGTGCTCGGCAGCAGCGTCAAGGACAGCTCGGGCTTCTTCGGCGTCAAGTGCGATCGGAGCTACCTCGAAAACATGATGGGCGCGGCTGTGGGCTGGGGCGGCATGCAGCGGCAGGACGCCCTCTACATTCCCGTGACGCCCGAGCACAATGACGGCAAGACGGAGTACGTGCTCGAGGTGCCAGCAAACGTGCCGGTCGACGGTTTCTGGTCGATCACCGTGTACAACGCCGAGCGCTACATGGTGAAGAACCCTTACCACGCTTACTCCCTCAACAATGTGACGGCCAAGAAGAACCCGGACGGCACCGTCACCATCCACTTCGGCGGCGACCCGAAGCGGGATAACTACCTGTACATCATGGACGGCTGGCAGTACCTCGTCCGTTTCTACCGGCCGCGGAAAGTGATCCTCGACGGCACGTGGAAGTTCCCGGATCCGGTGCCGGTGAAGTAGGGCGAGCCATCGGCCCGGGGATCTTCTTCATGGTGCGTGTTAATGGAATGGCCTGGGGTCGGGCCGAGGTAACTGATCCAGATACGCCGGCCGGTTTCCCTGATCCGGGCCCCAATTTTGAGGAGCTTGACCCTCAGGCTGGCCACCTGAGCCGTTTCAAGTTCAGTGCCTTGGAGATGGTTACACATCAGCAAAAACAAACAGTACGCAAAGGTGTAAAGCAGAAGCCCGATACTTTTTGAAGCCCTTCTGATGGATAATCCGGGCTAAACAGCTTGATTGACAATCTGAGCTTTACCTCGAATCCGTTTCCCGAATCTATGCAAATCCGGATTGGCTCGAATCTCGATCAGCCGTGCAAAGGCTATCCTTCCAATGGATTCCTTAGGT
This Deltaproteobacteria bacterium DNA region includes the following protein-coding sequences:
- a CDS encoding DUF1214 domain-containing protein produces the protein MRLVAGHYGGFHLYFGPKPPKGKEPNWIQTVPGKSWFAALRLYGPLKPWFEKTWKPGDIESLGNQNGTEGG
- a CDS encoding DUF1214 domain-containing protein; the protein is MFSIPRPAAAENKPVPVTVYDYVRAETDLQFKGYAERMDAFGKFAHQRELYPVDNQVTISGNRDTLYSFGVFDLTTPLTVTMPDPHGRYMSLMVISEDHDIYPGMYGAGTYGFTKELIGTRYIMIGIRTFADPYDPKDMAEAHALQDAVKVEQADPGRLEVPNWDQQQVLKLRRAANVLGSSVKDSSGFFGVKCDRSYLENMMGAAVGWGGMQRQDALYIPVTPEHNDGKTEYVLEVPANVPVDGFWSITVYNAERYMVKNPYHAYSLNNVTAKKNPDGTVTIHFGGDPKRDNYLYIMDGWQYLVRFYRPRKVILDGTWKFPDPVPVK
- a CDS encoding transposase, coding for MFLLMCNHLQGTELETAQVASLRVKLLKIGARIRETGRRIWISYLGPTPGHSINTHHEEDPRADGSPYFTGTGSGNFHVPSRITFRGR